One segment of Nostoc piscinale CENA21 DNA contains the following:
- a CDS encoding DUF433 domain-containing protein → MKYQDIITIEPGKRSGKPCIRGMRITVYDILEYLAGGMTEAEILEDFSELTSEDIKACLAFAADREKKLFVAPL, encoded by the coding sequence ATGAAATACCAAGATATTATTACTATCGAACCAGGTAAGAGGAGCGGTAAACCCTGTATTCGGGGGATGCGGATCACTGTATACGATATTCTCGAATATCTTGCAGGAGGTATGACAGAAGCAGAAATTTTAGAAGATTTTTCAGAACTGACATCTGAAGATATTAAAGCCTGTCTTGCATTTGCTGCTGATCGTGAGAAAAAGTTATTTGTGGCACCGTTGTGA
- the lepB gene encoding signal peptidase I — MQNQVSDQNSNQKPDNSWIAELGRTVVLSIVLALGIRTFVAEARWIPSGSMEPTLHGTQNQWEADKIIVDKLKYKFANPQRGDIVVFSPTDELKREQYQDAFIKRVIGLPGETVELRDGKVYINNKPLDEEAYLSSSQRTVVDVCTSGQQPAFLAKPQTIPPNSYLVLGDNRNSSYDSRCWGVVPRDNIIGRAVLRFWPLNHVGGIDKSPLYP, encoded by the coding sequence ATGCAAAATCAAGTGTCTGATCAAAATTCTAATCAAAAACCCGATAATTCCTGGATTGCCGAGCTAGGTAGAACAGTTGTATTAAGTATCGTTCTTGCCCTGGGCATTCGTACTTTTGTTGCTGAAGCTCGCTGGATTCCTTCTGGTTCTATGGAACCAACTTTGCATGGGACTCAAAACCAGTGGGAAGCAGACAAGATTATTGTTGATAAGTTGAAGTATAAGTTTGCCAACCCCCAGCGGGGAGATATTGTGGTTTTTTCACCAACTGACGAACTCAAACGCGAACAATATCAAGATGCGTTTATTAAACGTGTCATTGGTTTACCTGGAGAAACAGTAGAACTGCGTGATGGTAAAGTCTACATTAATAACAAACCTCTGGATGAAGAAGCTTATTTAAGTTCTAGCCAGCGCACAGTGGTTGATGTTTGCACCTCTGGACAGCAACCAGCTTTCTTAGCTAAACCGCAGACAATACCGCCAAATTCATACCTAGTGTTAGGTGATAACCGTAACAGCAGTTATGACAGTCGTTGTTGGGGTGTTGTACCCCGTGATAATATTATTGGTCGGGCTGTATTGCGCTTTTGGCCACTAAACCATGTTGGTGGCATTGATAAATCACCCTTGTACCCCTAG
- the tsaE gene encoding tRNA (adenosine(37)-N6)-threonylcarbamoyltransferase complex ATPase subunit type 1 TsaE, with protein MKISLADVQATLNLGIKLGQTLTPGTVILLEGDLGAGKTTLVQGIGQGLGITESIVSPTFTLINEYTQGRIPLYHLDLYRLEPSEVAGLNLESYWEGIEIEPGIVAIEWAERMPYQPEHYLCVRLSYGDNGNRQADITGLHCNISELIAKI; from the coding sequence ATGAAAATTTCTCTTGCAGATGTCCAAGCGACCCTCAATTTAGGTATCAAACTAGGTCAAACTTTAACTCCCGGCACTGTCATTTTACTAGAAGGCGACTTAGGTGCAGGTAAAACTACCTTGGTGCAAGGCATTGGTCAAGGTTTAGGAATTACTGAATCAATTGTCAGCCCCACTTTTACTTTGATTAATGAATACACTCAAGGGCGCATACCCCTTTATCACCTCGACTTATATCGCTTAGAACCATCAGAAGTAGCAGGTTTAAACTTAGAAAGCTATTGGGAAGGAATTGAAATAGAACCTGGAATTGTAGCGATAGAGTGGGCAGAGAGAATGCCTTACCAGCCAGAGCATTATCTGTGTGTCCGTTTAAGCTATGGCGACAATGGTAATCGGCAAGCCGATATTACAGGATTACATTGCAACATTAGCGAATTAATTGCTAAAATCTAA
- a CDS encoding YiaA/YiaB family inner membrane protein, with protein MHQLGSQKDSTAWILQTWAAFILSVSMTSFGIVNLPVDNWVKGFMSMGLAFSVGSTFTLAKTTRDLHEAKRLTARIDEAKVEKLLSQHDSLNLK; from the coding sequence ATGCACCAACTAGGTTCACAAAAAGATAGTACAGCTTGGATTCTTCAAACATGGGCTGCTTTTATCCTGTCTGTTTCTATGACTAGCTTTGGTATTGTTAATTTGCCTGTAGATAACTGGGTTAAAGGCTTTATGAGTATGGGTTTAGCTTTTTCCGTTGGTTCGACTTTTACCTTGGCAAAAACAACCAGAGACTTGCATGAAGCTAAAAGATTAACAGCAAGAATTGACGAGGCGAAGGTGGAGAAATTACTATCACAACATGATTCTTTGAATTTAAAATAA
- the ruvC gene encoding crossover junction endodeoxyribonuclease RuvC, whose amino-acid sequence MEKRILGLDPGLAILGFGAITCKQSSSKVQDATVDMLDFGVITTSADAEMAQRLCTLFDDLHTLISELQPDLVAIEKLFFYRMSSTILVAQARGVVMLVLGQHRLPYVEFTPAQIKQALTGYGNADKSDVQAAVARELNLDKIPRPDDAADALAVALTASFQL is encoded by the coding sequence ATGGAAAAACGAATTTTAGGTTTAGATCCTGGATTAGCCATTTTAGGATTTGGCGCAATTACTTGCAAACAAAGCTCTAGCAAAGTACAAGACGCAACAGTAGATATGCTTGACTTTGGGGTAATTACTACCTCGGCAGATGCAGAAATGGCACAGCGCCTGTGTACCTTGTTTGATGATTTACACACCCTGATTAGTGAATTGCAACCAGACTTGGTTGCGATCGAAAAGCTGTTCTTCTATCGTATGTCAAGCACTATTCTTGTAGCACAAGCTCGTGGTGTTGTCATGTTAGTTTTGGGACAACATCGTTTGCCTTATGTAGAATTTACCCCGGCACAAATTAAACAAGCTTTAACAGGCTATGGCAATGCAGATAAATCTGATGTGCAAGCCGCAGTGGCGCGAGAGTTGAATTTAGATAAAATTCCAAGACCAGACGATGCCGCAGATGCGCTGGCTGTAGCTTTAACAGCATCGTTTCAGTTGTAA
- a CDS encoding dihydroorotase: MPSSQSLLIRRARIVLPNGEFMIGDVLTRDRLIQEVAPEIAGTIVTREIDAQGLTLLPGVIDPQVHFREPGLEHKEDLFTASCACAKGGVTSFLEMPNTRPLTTTQAALDDKLQRAASKCVVNYGFFIGATAEVLPDLLTAQPTPGIKVFMGSMHGQLLVDQDTVLETIFAQGDRLIAVHAEDQERINQRRQEFAGIHDPAIHSQIQDNQAALLATQKALNLSKKYQRRLHILHMSTAEEAELLRQDKPSWVTAEVTPQHLLLNSSAYQDIGTLAQMNPPLRSPHDNEVLWQALRDGVIDFIATDHAPHTLAEKAQEYPNTPSGMPGVETSLPLMLTAAMQGKCTVAQVANWMSDAVAQAYRIPNKGAIAPGYDADLVLVDLDNYRPVRREDLLTKCGWSPFEGWNLTGWPVITIVGGQIVYEQNRVNTDVRGQALTFSS, encoded by the coding sequence ATGCCATCTTCACAAAGTTTATTAATTCGCCGCGCTCGCATTGTCCTACCCAATGGTGAATTCATGATTGGGGATGTACTCACGCGCGATCGCCTCATCCAAGAAGTGGCACCGGAGATTGCTGGTACCATTGTCACCAGAGAGATTGACGCACAAGGGTTAACTTTGTTGCCAGGAGTTATCGACCCGCAAGTGCATTTTCGGGAACCAGGACTAGAACACAAAGAAGATTTATTTACTGCCAGTTGTGCCTGCGCTAAGGGCGGTGTCACTTCGTTTTTAGAAATGCCCAATACCCGCCCCCTAACTACTACTCAAGCGGCACTAGATGATAAACTCCAGAGGGCGGCGAGTAAGTGTGTGGTGAATTATGGCTTTTTTATTGGTGCAACCGCAGAAGTTTTGCCAGATTTACTCACAGCCCAACCAACACCGGGAATTAAGGTTTTCATGGGGTCGATGCACGGTCAGTTACTGGTTGACCAAGATACTGTTCTGGAAACAATTTTCGCCCAAGGCGATCGCTTAATTGCGGTTCATGCTGAAGACCAAGAACGCATTAACCAACGGCGGCAAGAGTTTGCGGGGATTCATGACCCAGCCATTCACTCCCAAATCCAAGATAATCAAGCGGCGCTGTTAGCCACTCAAAAAGCCTTAAATCTTTCTAAAAAATATCAGCGGCGGCTACATATTTTACACATGTCCACAGCCGAAGAAGCTGAGTTGTTACGTCAAGACAAACCGAGTTGGGTGACGGCTGAGGTGACACCACAACATTTGTTATTAAATAGCAGTGCTTATCAAGATATTGGCACTTTAGCGCAAATGAACCCACCGTTGCGATCGCCCCACGATAACGAAGTTCTCTGGCAAGCGTTACGGGATGGTGTGATTGATTTTATCGCCACCGACCATGCACCCCACACCTTAGCTGAAAAAGCCCAAGAATATCCCAATACACCTTCGGGAATGCCCGGTGTGGAGACTTCTTTACCGTTGATGTTAACTGCGGCAATGCAAGGCAAATGTACTGTGGCGCAAGTTGCCAACTGGATGTCTGATGCAGTGGCGCAAGCATATCGTATTCCCAACAAAGGAGCGATCGCACCTGGTTATGATGCTGATTTAGTCTTGGTAGACTTGGATAATTACCGTCCCGTCCGCCGGGAAGACTTGTTAACTAAATGTGGTTGGAGTCCCTTTGAAGGTTGGAACCTCACAGGCTGGCCTGTGATCACAATTGTGGGTGGACAAATTGTCTATGAACAAAATCGCGTTAATACTGACGTGCGTGGTCAAGCTTTAACTTTCTCTTCATAA
- a CDS encoding DEAD/DEAH box helicase produces the protein MADFKKLRESKTQPTVIDPIAIFRRLPPIPGFKDIYTSQAEVLSDWFNRRNERDLVIKLHTGGGKTLVALLIAQSILNEHREPVIYLSPTDQLVEQTLAKAKEYNIPAVGYGKNFAEEFLSGKSVLICTYQALFNGISRFGVRGIKPALSVAAIILDDAHVAFSTMRDIFTLRLERINNQEDYASLTNIFRSDFEKLGKLGTFDDIVSGKPASGILEVPYWSWKARSEQARELLRYKADDYKFVWPFLRDNFNYCHCLINQNTFVITPIFPFVDIIPTFADCPRRIFMSATISDDSAIVRTFDANPDSISKPITSHSLAGVSERMILAPELMSFSEKDVSNILQELVKEIPKNKMGTVILVPSKVAAQQWQNIAIHSDTPEKVAIDVKKLQEGTSYGPFVFANRYDGIDLPGSACRLLVLSGLPRGSSEYDQYRANTFAGGSELTSTLAQRIEQGMGRGARGSGDYCVVILTGQELTAWVGRSASLKFLTRSTRAQLEMGVEISKNATNKEYLYETIMQCLNREKDWIEYHAETLAELTESEEEDKNSLTQAAVERKVFKLIRDGYFEKAIHKLEKYWQDSAELDIKNRGWLKQQAARAAYYWEKTDLSQQLQQQAYADNYNLLRPQVIPPYVALTNPGRQAEAIVDQISNYKLHRRGYMLWFRQTISDLVPEAPANRFEEALEYLGLMLGFRAERPEKIYAKGPDVLWLLDDKLGLVIEAKSRKYENNPLNKDNYGQLLTSVEWFKKEYPTYSCIPVSVHPNINTTKAIVVNDSKALTLNKLNQLITDIGLLIKELCESKVSEEQLVIRCEQFLAQSKLKPELLVEEYLIPFSVAET, from the coding sequence ATGGCGGATTTCAAGAAATTACGTGAATCCAAAACTCAACCGACTGTTATAGATCCAATAGCAATTTTCCGACGCTTGCCACCTATTCCTGGTTTCAAAGATATCTATACTAGCCAAGCAGAAGTATTAAGTGATTGGTTCAATCGTAGAAATGAACGTGATCTAGTAATTAAGTTGCACACAGGTGGTGGCAAAACCTTAGTTGCCTTACTTATTGCTCAGTCAATCTTAAATGAACATCGTGAACCAGTAATCTACTTATCTCCAACAGATCAACTGGTGGAACAGACTTTGGCAAAGGCGAAAGAGTACAACATTCCAGCAGTTGGCTACGGCAAAAATTTTGCTGAAGAGTTCCTTTCTGGTAAAAGTGTTCTAATTTGTACGTATCAAGCATTATTCAATGGTATTAGCCGATTTGGAGTTCGTGGCATAAAACCAGCACTTTCAGTGGCAGCAATCATACTTGATGATGCCCACGTTGCTTTTTCAACGATGCGCGATATTTTTACTCTACGTCTTGAAAGAATTAATAATCAAGAAGATTACGCTTCTCTTACAAATATATTCCGCAGTGATTTTGAGAAATTAGGAAAATTAGGCACATTTGATGATATTGTTAGCGGTAAACCAGCTAGTGGCATTTTAGAAGTTCCCTATTGGAGTTGGAAAGCTAGATCAGAACAAGCAAGAGAATTGCTACGTTATAAGGCAGATGATTACAAATTTGTGTGGCCATTTCTTCGTGATAATTTTAATTATTGTCACTGCCTCATTAACCAAAATACTTTCGTCATTACACCAATCTTTCCTTTTGTTGATATAATTCCAACTTTTGCAGATTGCCCGCGACGCATTTTTATGTCAGCAACTATCAGTGATGATAGTGCCATTGTAAGAACATTTGATGCAAATCCTGATTCTATATCTAAGCCAATTACATCTCACTCCTTAGCTGGTGTAAGTGAGCGAATGATTCTTGCTCCAGAACTTATGTCTTTCTCTGAAAAGGATGTCTCGAATATTCTCCAAGAACTAGTTAAAGAAATACCTAAAAACAAGATGGGAACAGTAATTCTCGTTCCATCTAAAGTAGCTGCACAACAGTGGCAGAATATTGCCATCCATTCAGATACACCTGAGAAAGTAGCTATTGATGTTAAAAAACTTCAAGAAGGTACATCTTATGGGCCTTTCGTTTTTGCTAATCGTTATGACGGAATTGATCTCCCAGGTTCAGCATGTAGGTTATTAGTTTTATCAGGATTACCTCGTGGAAGTAGTGAGTACGATCAATATCGGGCTAATACGTTCGCTGGAGGTTCTGAACTAACTAGCACATTAGCACAACGTATTGAACAAGGTATGGGAAGAGGTGCGCGAGGTTCTGGTGACTACTGTGTTGTAATACTTACTGGTCAAGAGCTAACTGCTTGGGTTGGTCGTTCAGCTAGTCTCAAATTTTTAACTAGAAGTACTCGCGCACAGCTAGAGATGGGAGTAGAAATAAGTAAAAATGCTACTAACAAAGAGTACTTGTATGAAACTATTATGCAATGTCTGAATCGAGAAAAAGATTGGATTGAGTATCATGCAGAAACATTAGCCGAGCTTACCGAATCAGAAGAAGAAGATAAAAATTCTTTGACTCAGGCTGCTGTGGAACGCAAGGTATTTAAACTGATACGTGATGGGTATTTTGAAAAGGCTATCCATAAACTAGAAAAGTATTGGCAGGATTCAGCAGAACTTGACATCAAAAATAGAGGCTGGTTGAAACAACAAGCAGCTCGTGCAGCTTACTACTGGGAAAAAACTGATCTGTCTCAGCAACTTCAACAGCAAGCATATGCAGATAACTACAATCTGTTACGCCCTCAAGTTATTCCACCGTATGTGGCATTAACTAATCCAGGTAGACAAGCAGAAGCAATTGTAGATCAGATATCAAATTACAAACTTCATAGACGAGGTTATATGTTATGGTTTCGACAAACTATCTCAGATTTAGTTCCAGAAGCTCCTGCTAATAGATTTGAGGAAGCTCTAGAATACTTAGGTTTGATGCTAGGATTTCGTGCAGAAAGACCAGAAAAAATATATGCTAAAGGGCCAGACGTTTTGTGGTTACTTGATGATAAGCTAGGTTTAGTTATTGAAGCTAAAAGTAGAAAATACGAAAATAATCCTTTAAATAAAGATAACTATGGTCAACTATTGACTTCCGTAGAGTGGTTCAAAAAAGAGTATCCCACTTATTCATGTATACCTGTTTCCGTTCATCCTAATATTAATACAACAAAAGCTATTGTCGTTAATGATTCCAAAGCTTTAACCTTAAATAAATTAAATCAACTCATTACTGATATCGGTCTTCTTATTAAAGAACTTTGTGAATCAAAAGTTTCTGAGGAACAACTTGTTATTAGATGTGAACAATTTTTAGCTCAATCTAAGCTTAAACCAGAGTTACTGGTAGAAGAATATCTGATACCTTTTTCAGTAGCAGAGACTTGA
- a CDS encoding DUF3038 domain-containing protein, with product MLKVMHSAADSATPNSQWEELIKLPTPDTVQWDNIKTQLDLVLLALETLTGIGSEAMLSAAVNLNLESRVPDRVALWRLRQSNPLRKGQGGRKKLDVEEARSLVLIICYLAKQHQELIRRAVGLLEQMAENNREPHQAALLGDYIDAFCNTYQERMEEDDQISTELLTHLALKLLVNLLFYSAPGGHRRLWLALIDHSAKY from the coding sequence ATGCTAAAAGTTATGCACTCGGCCGCCGACTCAGCCACACCCAATTCTCAGTGGGAGGAGTTAATTAAGCTTCCAACCCCAGACACAGTTCAATGGGACAATATCAAAACTCAGTTGGACTTGGTACTGTTGGCGCTAGAAACCTTAACTGGGATTGGTTCTGAGGCTATGCTCTCGGCGGCAGTTAACCTAAATTTAGAGTCAAGAGTGCCAGACCGCGTAGCTTTATGGCGGCTACGGCAGTCAAATCCCCTACGCAAAGGTCAAGGAGGGCGAAAAAAGCTAGATGTTGAAGAAGCGCGATCGCTTGTTCTAATCATCTGCTATCTCGCCAAACAGCACCAAGAATTAATTCGTCGTGCTGTTGGGTTACTAGAGCAAATGGCGGAAAATAACCGGGAACCTCATCAGGCTGCTTTACTTGGAGATTACATTGATGCTTTTTGCAACACCTACCAAGAGCGAATGGAAGAGGATGACCAAATTTCAACGGAATTACTCACCCACCTAGCACTTAAATTGCTTGTAAACTTATTGTTTTACAGCGCCCCTGGTGGACACCGCCGTCTCTGGCTCGCACTCATCGACCATTCCGCAAAATATTGA
- a CDS encoding gluconeogenesis factor YvcK family protein produces the protein MSIGFLRQALNALQQQSRSRTSHRVNQWFKWLSPGLSVKRWLLISVGGVFLASLGLAIWVKLTPIFWLLELLRSFLGVITNILPNYISGPLVLLCGLLLLLWGQTRTVGSITAAFKQQGETELIDVLLAHRRLYRGPKIVVIGGGTGLSTLLRGLKTYSANISAIVTVADDGGSSGRLRQEFGVLPPGDIRNCLAALADEEKLLTELFQYRFRAGDGLTGHSFGNLFLTAMSDITGDLERAVAASSKVLAVRGQVLPATLTDVRLWAELADGRRIEGESNIPKAGGKIVRIGCTPANPLALPAAIKAIKEADYIIIGPGSLYTSLIPNLLVPEIANAIAASKAPRIYVCNIMTQPGETEGYTVADHIKAIDAACGQRRLFDAVMVHKKSPSPQSLIRYAQQNSHPVFLDREDVSLLGRRVVLANVLYEDETGVIRHNPQKLAKVLLRWYSGAHHGK, from the coding sequence ATGTCAATTGGTTTTCTCAGACAAGCCCTCAACGCCCTGCAACAGCAGTCGCGCAGCCGCACATCTCATCGGGTTAACCAGTGGTTTAAGTGGTTATCTCCAGGACTGTCAGTAAAACGCTGGTTACTTATTAGCGTTGGCGGTGTATTTTTGGCGAGTTTGGGGTTAGCTATATGGGTGAAGTTGACCCCGATTTTTTGGCTGTTGGAGTTGTTGAGGAGTTTTCTGGGAGTAATTACCAACATCCTACCCAACTATATCAGCGGCCCTTTAGTGCTGCTGTGCGGCTTACTTTTGCTACTTTGGGGACAAACTCGCACCGTGGGTTCCATTACTGCGGCTTTCAAACAACAAGGTGAAACAGAACTCATTGATGTTTTGTTAGCCCATCGCCGCTTGTATCGCGGGCCGAAAATTGTGGTCATTGGTGGTGGTACCGGACTTTCGACTTTGCTGCGGGGACTGAAAACTTATAGTGCTAATATTAGTGCGATCGTCACGGTGGCTGATGATGGCGGGTCTTCTGGGCGGTTGCGTCAAGAATTTGGTGTGCTACCACCAGGAGATATTCGCAATTGTTTAGCAGCATTAGCCGATGAAGAAAAACTTTTAACAGAATTGTTTCAATACCGCTTTCGGGCTGGCGATGGCTTGACTGGTCATAGTTTTGGTAACTTATTCTTAACCGCTATGAGTGATATCACTGGTGATTTAGAACGCGCTGTGGCAGCGAGTTCTAAAGTCTTGGCGGTGCGGGGACAAGTTTTACCAGCAACTCTGACTGATGTGCGCCTGTGGGCAGAATTAGCCGACGGCCGCCGCATCGAAGGAGAATCTAATATTCCGAAAGCTGGTGGTAAAATTGTCAGAATTGGTTGCACACCCGCTAATCCACTAGCCTTACCCGCAGCGATTAAAGCGATTAAAGAAGCTGACTATATTATTATTGGGCCGGGTAGTCTGTATACCAGCTTGATTCCTAATTTACTAGTACCAGAAATTGCCAATGCGATCGCCGCCTCCAAAGCCCCTCGCATCTACGTTTGTAATATTATGACCCAACCAGGAGAAACCGAGGGCTATACTGTTGCTGACCATATCAAAGCTATTGATGCAGCCTGTGGTCAAAGGCGATTATTTGATGCTGTCATGGTACACAAAAAATCTCCTTCTCCCCAGTCGCTCATTCGTTATGCCCAACAAAATTCTCATCCAGTTTTCCTCGACAGAGAAGATGTATCGTTACTAGGGCGACGAGTTGTTTTAGCTAATGTATTGTATGAAGATGAAACTGGTGTTATCCGTCACAATCCCCAAAAACTCGCAAAAGTCTTGTTGCGGTGGTACAGTGGCGCTCATCATGGAAAGTGA
- a CDS encoding DUF4335 domain-containing protein, translating into MPVLNSVIRRYTPPTCTLEVLAQSSPLSRWMGKTVIKQLSFELRIDDPRLPEERRVVIRGDRDQLEALCDAVTSYVQQFLQQSPENFSLGFSGFSDVGTTSDDSAPSALSTQTLKSFTSDIPKSKIYLEPGSSLTHKLYLGSLSAQASSPLVQLSLLQLFDLASALDEYSADVMALPSLNNNNSVLRFPTWAPVAAVLVLSVGLLPITLQYANYYRQNQPTTAKKTTSQESDVALAPAPSANLSTPLPGLASPDNLPTLPPIDSTLPLPTSRLPAQPVIPPGAGISSANSTTSLGLPSTSAKTGLNIPQASISTKNNPPSTTSTIISGKSIALNPAPSITKSEITLPQRRSLPPRLSSGADNLPSTTIPSVVPPPLATIPNNNRGNNLSPEYSPTNQQLGEKISSSLPPSAADNNPFVDRLGDVPQTSTPSNVATNSTIFDTTQIAEARSFFQKRWQPPAGLTQTLEYSLTVDVDGSLARILPLNKPAREFIDNTGIPAIGKPFVSGNKSGQNIRIRVVFSPDGKVQTFSESE; encoded by the coding sequence ATGCCTGTATTAAATTCTGTCATTCGTCGCTACACACCCCCCACTTGCACACTCGAAGTATTGGCACAAAGTTCGCCTTTGTCCCGTTGGATGGGGAAAACTGTGATTAAGCAACTCAGCTTTGAGTTACGCATTGACGATCCACGACTACCAGAAGAACGCAGGGTTGTAATTCGGGGCGATCGCGACCAACTCGAAGCTTTGTGTGATGCCGTCACCAGCTATGTGCAGCAATTCCTCCAACAGTCGCCAGAAAATTTTTCGTTGGGTTTTTCTGGCTTTTCCGATGTAGGTACAACATCTGATGATTCAGCCCCATCGGCTTTATCTACACAGACTTTAAAATCTTTCACCTCTGATATCCCCAAAAGCAAAATATATTTAGAACCGGGGAGTTCTTTAACTCACAAATTATATCTTGGTTCTTTGTCTGCTCAAGCCTCTAGCCCATTGGTGCAACTCAGTTTATTGCAACTTTTTGATTTAGCCTCAGCTTTGGATGAATACTCAGCTGATGTGATGGCTTTACCATCTTTGAATAATAATAATTCTGTTCTCCGCTTCCCGACTTGGGCCCCTGTCGCCGCAGTTTTGGTTTTAAGTGTTGGTTTGTTGCCAATCACTTTACAATACGCCAATTATTATCGGCAAAATCAGCCGACAACAGCTAAGAAAACTACTTCCCAAGAGTCTGATGTGGCTTTAGCACCTGCACCATCAGCTAACTTGAGTACACCACTACCTGGACTGGCATCTCCAGATAATTTACCCACATTGCCACCCATCGACTCTACTCTGCCTCTGCCAACTTCTCGTTTACCAGCGCAACCTGTCATTCCTCCTGGCGCGGGTATTTCTTCGGCTAACTCCACCACCTCGCTCGGTTTACCATCAACATCTGCTAAAACTGGGCTGAATATACCCCAAGCAAGCATTAGCACCAAAAATAATCCCCCAAGTACCACATCAACAATAATTTCTGGCAAATCAATTGCGCTGAACCCTGCACCGTCCATTACTAAGAGTGAAATTACTTTACCTCAAAGGCGGAGTCTACCTCCACGTCTGTCTTCTGGGGCGGATAATTTACCATCTACTACTATCCCGTCAGTTGTTCCACCACCATTGGCAACTATACCCAATAACAACCGTGGTAATAATCTTTCTCCAGAGTACTCACCAACTAATCAGCAACTAGGAGAAAAAATCAGTTCTTCTCTACCACCTTCAGCAGCAGATAACAATCCATTTGTTGATAGATTAGGCGATGTTCCGCAAACTTCTACACCTTCTAATGTGGCTACCAACAGCACAATATTTGATACAACCCAAATCGCAGAAGCTAGAAGTTTCTTTCAGAAGCGTTGGCAACCACCTGCTGGATTGACACAAACATTAGAATACAGCTTGACTGTGGATGTGGATGGTTCTCTGGCACGAATTTTACCTTTGAATAAGCCAGCAAGAGAGTTTATTGATAATACAGGTATACCTGCAATTGGTAAGCCTTTTGTTTCTGGTAATAAATCTGGTCAAAATATCAGAATTCGAGTTGTTTTCAGTCCTGATGGTAAGGTACAAACATTTTCAGAATCTGAATAA
- the patS gene encoding heterocyst-inhibiting signaling peptide PatS translates to MKAAMLVNFFDERGSGR, encoded by the coding sequence ATGAAGGCAGCAATGTTAGTCAATTTCTTCGATGAACGTGGTAGTGGTAGATAG
- a CDS encoding DUF5615 family PIN-like protein: MKLLLDENLSDQIVGRIIDLYPDSQHVKTLSLTNTDDGIIWEYAKAHSFVIVSKDSDFHQRSLLYGHPPKFIYLRIGNSPTSKIVQILRDNFVTIIEFGSRELESILVLA, encoded by the coding sequence GTGAAACTACTTTTAGATGAAAATCTCTCAGATCAGATTGTTGGCAGGATTATCGACTTGTATCCTGATTCTCAACACGTAAAAACATTGTCACTAACGAATACTGATGATGGGATTATCTGGGAATATGCAAAAGCACATAGTTTTGTGATTGTTTCCAAAGACTCTGACTTCCATCAACGCAGTTTACTTTACGGTCATCCCCCTAAGTTCATTTATCTTCGTATCGGTAACAGTCCAACATCAAAAATTGTTCAGATTTTGAGAGATAATTTCGTCACAATCATTGAATTTGGAAGTAGAGAATTAGAAAGTATATTAGTGCTGGCATAG